The sequence AGGTTGAACGTAAAAAAGGAggaggaaaaaaaccaaaacaaaaacacCTAATAGCTCCCTGGTGCGCAGTAAGTGGAGGATGTGCATCTACTCCAGTCACTATGTCTAGGGTTAGGAGCGGAGTCTATATGGAGTATTTTTGATTATAACTCCCCCCCCTACAACTAATGCCTGGAAGCAGTAGCCTAAAGTCAAGGCAACTTGCATTACAACGACAACCCATGTAATCACGGCAGCAGCCATCACTAGTCCTATTACAGGTATAGGCTAATTATCCGCCGCCTCACATTATATGTGACACCCCTCCTCCAAAACTGGGGAGTTGCTTTAGGCCCAGTTCAGACATtgcagtttttgctgcattttttttgtatagCCAAAAGCTGGAGTGGagccttaaagagtaactgttgtttttttccccataaataaatacaagctgtgataaaaaacaaaactaatatCTTTCTTTACAGAGAAAAtgcctttctccacttatcagattCCTCTGAATCCTCAGCTCTAGTTCAGAAAAAAGTGGTAGTGGCCCCTTAGTTGTAGGCATCAATGGCCATCCCAATGTCGGACTCGTAATAATCAGACATGACTGCGTTGCCATCAATGTATATCATGGGAAAAGACCTTTATAAAACGGTGCTAGAATAAGAGGTTCCAGTGATCCCTCACGCCATGGTAGCTTGAGCATTATAAAGCAACATTACGTCTGCGGGAAGGAGTGTACCTGCAAAGCTATAAATTCACTTGGCGCATTGCAAGCAGAAGTGCTGTAGGGAATGGGAAGAGGGGTAGGGATCAGAAGAGAAAAGGGaacagaagaaagaaaaaataggagtaaCAGATTCTAAGTAAgtaagcagggggggggggggtcggcaaAAATTTTTAATCGTTCTCATTTGTCTAGTCTGTGAAGTATTCGAATCttcggttttttatttttttttaatggcgttgATCTGTAATATCCTGAAGGCCAATATAATCTCATCACCATAGCACGATGTCGCTTAGACAACGCGGATTCCGAcctaaatgaaatttttttcatccaCAGGAGTTGGTGGCAACAATGGCCATACATTCAGGCATGATATCAAATGCTATTCCCTTCTTTGGGCTCATGGACTTCATGCTTTAGTTCCGTTTTTTTCACACATTTCTCCatgtttttttctggaaaaacaggaAGAACTACATGTGATATGCGACTCCAGACTCCGCTAAACTTGTCCTTATCCATCCCATCATGGGAGGCCCCGTTGTTTGAGTCAATTAATTTTTCTATTAAAAACGACCTCACTTTCTCTTCCAGATCTTTAAGAGGAATGTCCTTTGCCAGCGTTGCGTCATCCAGGAGTGCGGTGAGCAGCAGCATCACATTCTTGAACACGGCCGATTCGTGGTCACAATATTTGTAGAGGATGAGCAGTGACCCAGCAGGCAGTAGTTCTAAGCGATGCAGCACCGCTGCCCGGGTTGTGGCTTGGAAACCTGCACTTAGATGATCATCAATGTATTCTTTAACCTCCTCACTGCCCTTAGATGCCAAATCTGATCCGGATATCAATGTGGAGCTGCCACTAAAGGCGGAGGAATAGATATCGGCTAGCTGGGTGCCAAGACAAAGCAGCGTTTGTTCAGCATCCAGTGCACCTGTGAGTAGAATTATAACCGGTTCCGTATTCTCCTGCCCTTTTTTCAGGTGGAGCTCCATAATGCGTCTACTTCGATTCAACATCAGCGGAGATTGGTCAGTAAAAATGCTGGTAAGCTTTTCAAAGTCATCCTTGAGATCCTTCTTCATTTGTGGTTCATCAAACATAAACTGACCGGTCAACTTAAAGACTGGTAGTGGCGACATGTAAACGACAGCCACCAAGCCAGCAAGCAGGACTACGAGGGGCAGAATTAAATATCTGCTGCATGTtcctggggaggaaaaaacaaaaaagttattaaaTCCAGATCACCACATAGATGCTTTGATTATAATGGTGTAAACTATTTTTTCTGGTATCTTTCATCAACATATTTTTAGGAAAAAGTCAGTAATTTCTCTGGATATGTTTTCGGGAAGGCTGGGTAAGTTACCTATATGGCTTCTCCAAACTTTTCCTAGCACTTTGAAAGGCAAATCTACTCCGTTATACAGCAATATATCCGCCACTCCCACTGAACCCGATAACGGGGATCCAGACTGCCCATTGTAAATGGAGAAGGACTGCACATGCTCAACCGCCGCTCTATTCACTTTAACGGGCTGCTGAAACGAAgatgcagaagtgctcagctgagcgccctgCACCTTCGGCGGTGATCGGCGCTGCTTGATAGACAGTCTATGCGAGCCATCTTTAGGTCAACGGGGTGCGTTGATTCAAGTCGTTTCAgtgacggtgggggtctcagcacccggatcccactgatcaaaacttctgatatgtctctactcTTTAAAGTGATTTTTCCAACATATTTTCCCTAGtccgaattgttttttttttttttaccatagagCAAAGATGATTATTAATGTAAAACCTTAATAGGTTCTACCAAATATATCCCTACACACCCcatgaaattcctttaatccagtatcaatgggaccagatgggtgccggattatcaaatgatAATTAGAAAAAGTGTATAAAACCCACATGTAAGTGTAAAGCAAGAGAAATTTTGAGGAAGAAAGGCTAAAATAAAGTATCAAAGAACTTCCATATTAGGATCTCTTCAGCTTCTGGTTTTGTGAAATTCAACATTATATTGCGGTTCTGTACTGGAAACAAGAGCCAGATTATCACACGTTCTGGAATATCAGATGCCGTATTATAGGAATTTCACTTTATCTATATCTCTGTATACACACATACCAAGCACAATAAAAATTACACACAGAATAATAATACCTTTGTGTTTATCGCTTTTTTCTGGATTGTTCATCCTTTGTACTTTAACAAGTTTGGGATCGTAGGATACTGAGACACAACACAAATGATAAAAGAGGATGAAGAGGGAAATACAGTAAACTTATGCTAATGTATTAATTAATGAGACCTGATAGGGAATGGATTATTAAATAGTCTGGATTTTTGGACGGTCATAGAAACgtatatataaaaatgattaataTAGGGGGTTTACACGTCTCAATGTTGATAAACCACCAATTAAAATTTCAAGTctaaaaacgcaactcaaaaacCCATTCCGAGCATAGGATGTGCACTCACATTCCTACTTTGGTTCTAGGAGCGCTTTTAAATGCAAAATTCATTGTACTAGTAATGTAGTCTAATAGGAAATCAGACGACAACCATTCACATTTAACAGTTTGTCAGATTATGatgtatatttttatgtataaCCAGTTTTCATTAATGATGCTTTATTGTTGTTTAGGTTATTTATAACTGGTCACTTATTACAATAGATTGGATTCGTAACAAGTAAAAAATAGTTtaacaaagttaataaataaattagaaatgccatgtaaaaaaataaaaataaatgaaaaacccactttttctacgaagtgctttattatgaaaaaactaaaaacaaaaatggtaaaaaaacgACACatcattggtattgccgcgtctgtaacgacccgaactataaaactattatattatttaatctGAATGATTAACGccataacattttttaataaaaagcataatgccaaaattgctgttttcggtTCATCCTGCCTTCCATAAAATGGGattaaaaagcaataaaaaaaacgtatgtaccccaaaatggtaccaataaaaactacaagtcgtctcgcaaaaaataaacccgcaTACAGCTATATCggtggaaaaatacaaaatgtatggctcttaaaacatggcgacacaaatacaaaagtagtagtaaaaaaaacaaacaaaaaaaacaaaactaaatatagaaatttggtatcgccataattgtaacggcctgctgaataaagttatgttatttatgccctcaaaaatagtaaataaatgttaaaaatcaatagattatatgtaccctaaaacggttccattaaaaatacaacttgtaccattaaaaacaagtcctcatacagctatgtcgacgacaataataataaaaaaaattaaaaaaagctccttgaatgcgatgatggaaaaacgacaagcttggtcattaacacctaaaataggctggtcactaaaggcccttttacacgggccaacgaTCGGGCAAATGCTCGTTCAGAGAACGCtagttgccgataatttccctgtgtaaacagggcagtgatcagcagatgaacgagcaaacgctcaatcatctgttgatcgtatagttttgaaaatgaaaaatattatcgttgctggcagcacatctccctgtataaacagcgagacacgctgctgacatgatacaaatggggacgagcgatcggagaaacaagcgctcgtcccatactagctccttgtgaaaggagcaaacaagcgccagtCAACGAAATGTCTCGTtgttcggcgctcgtttacacggcacaGGACATGCCATGCAAGAGGACCTTAAGGGGGACACAGTTCATTGGGGGGGACACAGTTGACCTTGGATATATGCTGCTTCTTCCAGGCTATACCACAGACACTGAGCTAACCAATCTGTGCACAAGCAGTAGGATAAGCAGAGAAACTAATAACAATAACTGTAAACCATATGAGAACCAGAGGAGAAACACACCTAAAAACATTGGGCAGGAAAAGTGTCCCCCAATGAACGTGATGAGAAAGGGATTttacagtggttttttttttgtccgcaTCCTTAGGGGATGCAGATGACTTTGGGACATCCTAAACCAGGACCCTGGTGTtggaaagtaaaaaacaaaaacttagtgCATTCTAGTGCAATGACACCTGCACCCGAGAGGCATCAGAAGAAGCAAAAGGTATGCACCCTGTCGAATTTTAAAAAGCGTCTGACTAGGTACCGGCCTTGCACACTTGTAGAGCTGAGGCTCTATGTTAAACTGCCCTGACGGCATCCTCCTCTCTGGTGGAGTGGGCCATCACATAGAAGGGAGCCTACTTGACCTTCAGCCAATATGTCTCCACAATGGCGGACTGAATCCAGTGGGCTATGGTGGCCTTCGATGCTGCCAGACATTGCCCAGGACCCTCCAAAACGGCAAAAAGAAAATCTTAGCAGCGAATAGAAGAAGCCTGCATAAGATAAATTTGCGATGCATGGACGACATCCAAGTAACGCTCTCTAGGATGGAAAGTGGGGGTGCAGAAGGAAGAGCAATGTCTTCACTAATATGAAAAGCCAAAACCACTTGGTAAGGAAGGAAGGAACAGGATGGAGAATCACCTtatcctgatggaactccagaaaCGGGGATCCACAAGAGAGGGCTACCAGTTCAGACAAACACCGAGGGGAGGAAATTGCCACTAAGGATACGGTCCAAGAGAAGAGGTGAAGGACAATGTAATTCAGTGGCACAAATGGAGGACTGCAACACGTCAAGGACAAGATTGAGTTCCAAGGGAGACAGTCTGATGATAGGGGAGCATCGTGTGGACCATCCCTTGAAGAAAGGTACAGACAGTGGACTCTGCTGCCAACGGCCAATGTAATAAAATAGAAAGGGCCGACACCTGACCCTTGAGAGAGATCAGGCCGATATCTCGATCCAGGCCCTTGTAAAAGGAAATAGAACAAACAAAAGAGAGGAAAAATGTTTCCTCAGAATCTTTTAATTGTTACGAATCCTAGAAAGCCACCACGAGCCTGTCAACCATGGGTGACAGTTTAGATGCCACTCACAGGCCTCACCTTTGGAGCAATCCACATCCTGGTAGAAGACATCAGTACGTGCTTGAAGTACAGGAAACCGAGGGATAGTAAGGATGGGCTGAGGTTGCACTTTTGTGGGGTCTGGAGGGGAGAACTACAAAGGGCTTAGCCTACCCAAAGCTGAAATCAGGAGTGGAGTAGACACATCTGATGCAGTGAGGAGGGAGCAAACGGCACGCTACATGGCCCTGGTCCGCAAGGCACTCCCAATTCTAGAAGTGAGAAGAATGACCTAGCTGGGCCTAAAGCCGGGGCTTAAATTAGTGGTGCTCGCCAGAACAGGGCTCCGTAGATGTGAAAGTGCCGATCCGGGCACTGAAGGGATCAGCACCCCCAGAAGAGAAGTCCCCCTGCCGCACTAAGCTAAAACTGGTTAGCTCAGTGTCTGCCCGGTAGGAGGagcgaacactttttttttttacttagtgtTTGCCTCCTAGTGGCAGCAGTAAATACCCATGGTCACCTGTGTCCCCCAAAAACATGGATGAGTTCAAATGAAAATCTCTTAAAGTGCACCTTTGACGGCTTGACACAATGGGCGGTTCAGGTGTCTTGGCCACTGTACGACTCCAGGTCTATACTGTGCAGTGGTCCTATTAATCCTAATTTTGCACTGGCCTAGATACTGCTGTCACATACTTGTTATGACACCACGGGTGTTTTGATTCCCTCTAATATGTTTAGTGCCGGTGGACATATATACCCAGTGGCTCAGTCACACCGCCTGAATCCTTTTGTACACAGGTGGTGGAGTGATTTCTGCTATTGTGTAGGCCAGCCACTTAAGACTTTTTCTTCTTTAAAGGAGTTCAAAGGTGGACATGTAGCCTTTAAGTCTATGGTCGGCTTCACATTACACAGGTAAAGATGTAACGGACTGAACTCTGCATACAGGAACACACATAGGAGCAATGAGATAgatatacatatattacacacacaaaaATGGGACCCTCTCCATGTACCTCTTGTTTGCGAACGGCGAGTTGCCTCATCTTCATCTGtgacacggaagacaacagtgtgaGATATTTTTCTATACACAACAGTTTTTGCTAGAGCAGTGTTTTATCACTAAATGTGATGcaatattattaaccccttaatgacaaagataattttttgttttttcactgttgcattctaagagtcttaatattttttttttgttccgtcgatatagctgtacaagggcttgtttttttgcaggacgagttgtatttttcaattgcatcatttttgggtgcatataatatattgattagcttttattaactttattttaggaaagaattgaaaataagcagctattccagcattgttttttacgttataaattcacgccgttcactatgcggcataaataacatgttacctttattctatgggtcggcatgatTATGGGGATACCGAATATGTAGtgatttttatgttttcctacgtttgcaaaacaaaaacccttttaaaaaacaaaaaatgactgtttttgcatcaccgcatttgaagagccgtaacttttttttcccgtcgatgtagccatacgtgggcttgttttttgcgggacaaggtgtagttttcagtgctagtattttgggggacatgggacttactgattaacttttattttattttttatggtggggatcggagaaaaaaaaaaaaacatcttttttttttacacttttactaaataaaactagtttttggggaaaaaaagtggattttatttttacggtaatcttttttttttttttcataaactttatttaacggttttacatttattttttttgtcccactagggggcttcaccatgcgatctgctggacgcttatataatgctttggtatactttgtataccagagcattattgcctgtcaatgcaaaactgacaggcaatcaatTAGGCCACGCCTCTGGCATGGGCtaataggcagatgctgaaggcagaccttggagcctttgttaggcccccggatgCCATGAAAACCCAACAGCGCCCAGAGATTTcgttgcgggggtgccgatggggtgacagagggagctccctccctctgtcaaacacattagatgtcgctgtcacttttCGGTTAAACTGCTGTaatcggagcgcgctttgatTCCGGAAGGAGCCAGCCTGTatagaacagccgtgctcctgctgctgatcccgtgggtacactggcagtacccacacgatcagagcgacggatatatccgtcactatgcgggaactaacacctgctaccgacggatatatccatcgctcGTCGTTAATCTTAAAAGGACTCACATACCATCAGAAAAGCCGAAACCTGATCTAGTCTGTGCCGGCGGTAACTTTGTAGTCTCTGCAGATAAATAGAGAACTTCATA is a genomic window of Rhinoderma darwinii isolate aRhiDar2 chromosome 7, aRhiDar2.hap1, whole genome shotgun sequence containing:
- the LOC142657778 gene encoding uncharacterized protein LOC142657778 isoform X2 produces the protein MAGISTSDVTSTYELRSRRKNVVQQTDPQTPGSKDSISGFVRRPIKNAGKDKKDSTVEQNAKNQFAKSTTEHVESEFDDYSDDNSDYSNSSRSISQNNQPFHLSSDNTSSKSSGIWQPSQPRPSDDYTHDDLKETSHQYETGTRIGSPTKLPFQARQHRYNKDDKDKTNYYREETRRETFQNQQNPKGVRRDEFNKTSCHKEERGSWSTNYEGQNSLPHNHQPQPKETTKLPPAQTRSGFGFSDDEDEATRRSQTRVSYDPKLVKVQRMNNPEKSDKHKGTCSRYLILPLVVLLAGLVAVVYMSPLPVFKLTGQFMFDEPQMKKDLKDDFEKLTSIFTDQSPLMLNRSRRIMELHLKKGQENTEPVIILLTGALDAEQTLLCLGTQLADIYSSAFSGSSTLISGSDLASKGSEEVKEYIDDHLSAGFQATTRAAVLHRLELLPAGSLLILYKYCDHESAVFKNVMLLLTALLDDATLAKDIPLKDLEEKVRSFLIEKLIDSNNGASHDGMDKDKFSGVWSRISHVVLPVFPEKNMEKCVKKTELKHEVHEPKEGNSI
- the LOC142657778 gene encoding uncharacterized protein LOC142657778 isoform X1; amino-acid sequence: MSSRRGGNPGISTSDVTSTYELRSRRKNVVQQTDPQTPGSKDSISGFVRRPIKNAGKDKKDSTVEQNAKNQFAKSTTEHVESEFDDYSDDNSDYSNSSRSISQNNQPFHLSSDNTSSKSSGIWQPSQPRPSDDYTHDDLKETSHQYETGTRIGSPTKLPFQARQHRYNKDDKDKTNYYREETRRETFQNQQNPKGVRRDEFNKTSCHKEERGSWSTNYEGQNSLPHNHQPQPKETTKLPPAQTRSGFGFSDDEDEATRRSQTRVSYDPKLVKVQRMNNPEKSDKHKGTCSRYLILPLVVLLAGLVAVVYMSPLPVFKLTGQFMFDEPQMKKDLKDDFEKLTSIFTDQSPLMLNRSRRIMELHLKKGQENTEPVIILLTGALDAEQTLLCLGTQLADIYSSAFSGSSTLISGSDLASKGSEEVKEYIDDHLSAGFQATTRAAVLHRLELLPAGSLLILYKYCDHESAVFKNVMLLLTALLDDATLAKDIPLKDLEEKVRSFLIEKLIDSNNGASHDGMDKDKFSGVWSRISHVVLPVFPEKNMEKCVKKTELKHEVHEPKEGNSI
- the LOC142657778 gene encoding uncharacterized protein LOC142657778 isoform X3; amino-acid sequence: MSSRRGGNPGISTSDVTSTYELRSRRKNVVQQTDPQTPGSKDSISGFVRRPIKNAGKDKKDSTVEQNAKNQFAKSTTEHVESEFDDYSDDNSDYSNSSRSISQNNQPFHLSSDNTSSKSSGIWQPSQPRPSDDYTHDDLKETSHQYETGTRIGSPTKLPFQARQHRYNKDDKDKTNYYREETRRETFQNQQNPKGVRRDEFNKTSCHKEERGSWSTNYEGQNSLPHNHQPQPKETTKLPPAQTRSGFGFSDVSYDPKLVKVQRMNNPEKSDKHKGTCSRYLILPLVVLLAGLVAVVYMSPLPVFKLTGQFMFDEPQMKKDLKDDFEKLTSIFTDQSPLMLNRSRRIMELHLKKGQENTEPVIILLTGALDAEQTLLCLGTQLADIYSSAFSGSSTLISGSDLASKGSEEVKEYIDDHLSAGFQATTRAAVLHRLELLPAGSLLILYKYCDHESAVFKNVMLLLTALLDDATLAKDIPLKDLEEKVRSFLIEKLIDSNNGASHDGMDKDKFSGVWSRISHVVLPVFPEKNMEKCVKKTELKHEVHEPKEGNSI
- the LOC142657778 gene encoding uncharacterized protein LOC142657778 isoform X4, with the protein product MSSRRGGNPGISTSDVTSTYELRSRRKNVVQQTDPQTPGSKDSISGFVRRPIKNAGKDKKDSTVEQNAKNQFAKSTTEHVESEFDDYSDDNSDYSNSSRSISQNNQPFHLSSDNTSSKSSGIWQPSQPRPSDDYTHGSPTKLPFQARQHRYNKDDKDKTNYYREETRRETFQNQQNPKGVRRDEFNKTSCHKEERGSWSTNYEGQNSLPHNHQPQPKETTKLPPAQTRSGFGFSDDEDEATRRSQTRVSYDPKLVKVQRMNNPEKSDKHKGTCSRYLILPLVVLLAGLVAVVYMSPLPVFKLTGQFMFDEPQMKKDLKDDFEKLTSIFTDQSPLMLNRSRRIMELHLKKGQENTEPVIILLTGALDAEQTLLCLGTQLADIYSSAFSGSSTLISGSDLASKGSEEVKEYIDDHLSAGFQATTRAAVLHRLELLPAGSLLILYKYCDHESAVFKNVMLLLTALLDDATLAKDIPLKDLEEKVRSFLIEKLIDSNNGASHDGMDKDKFSGVWSRISHVVLPVFPEKNMEKCVKKTELKHEVHEPKEGNSI